The Streptomyces sp. NBC_00569 genomic sequence CCCAACCCGGTCTGGAAGGCGATCGAGCACGACCCGAACGTCACGTTCACCGTCATCGGGGACTACGCCTTCATCCCCGGCCCCTGGCGCGCCAAGCCGGACACGACACCCACTGACGGCGTCCCCACCAGCTACTACGCGGCCGTTCAGTTCACCTGCCACGCCCACATCGTCGACGCCCCCGAGGCCAAGGCCGAACTCCTGCGCCGCCAGCTCGCCCACTTCCAGCCGGACGGTGACCACGCCCCCGTACTGGTGGACCAGCCTCCGTACGGCCGCATGCTCCCCGGCATCCGCGGGCTGCGCCTGGACGTCATCGACGTGGTCGCCAAGTTCAAGTACGACGACCACAAGCCCGCCGAGCACCGCACCACGGTCGCGGACCGCCTCACCGCACGGGGCGAGGCCCTCGACGTACCCACGGCCCGCCAGCAGCTCCGACGCCTGGACCGCACGGGCGACTGGAAGGCCTGACAGGGCGGGCGCGTTCCCCCGGTCAGGGACTGGCCGGCATCGCCCGCGGTCCACTCCGTGACGCTGGACGCGCCACGCCCTCAACTGCGAACGGACCCACACGTCGCCGCCGGGCAGAGCGGTTGCGGCAGTGCTCGTCCGCCCTGGCACAGACCCACCACAACACCCATGACACGTACGGCGGTCAACGCCACGTGCCAGGGGGCGGCACGCGTCCCTGGCGTGCGGAGTTACGGTACGCACATCG encodes the following:
- a CDS encoding FMN-binding negative transcriptional regulator, whose protein sequence is MFIQPWDAALDEGEWQTWIAEGHDFGQLGVNGLPGQAPVVVPTHFTGDDNQLLIHFARPNPVWKAIEHDPNVTFTVIGDYAFIPGPWRAKPDTTPTDGVPTSYYAAVQFTCHAHIVDAPEAKAELLRRQLAHFQPDGDHAPVLVDQPPYGRMLPGIRGLRLDVIDVVAKFKYDDHKPAEHRTTVADRLTARGEALDVPTARQQLRRLDRTGDWKA